A genomic window from Buteo buteo chromosome 13, bButBut1.hap1.1, whole genome shotgun sequence includes:
- the TBC1D16 gene encoding TBC1 domain family member 16 isoform X1: protein MSLGRLLRRASSKASDLLTLNPGGGSSSSSTLDGEIIYSKNNVCVHPPELLQGIGEHHPGYLCLYMEKDELLGTTLILAWVPNSRIQRQDEEALRYITPESSPVRKAPRKRGRHTQGFGIVQQASPTDQRGAVILKGEDILTVSQLVKDVAYISSPSSEGEKLSQCCPTADGTHRSPQPARSDSGILSTISSQEEQNRSELSVEGTEEGLDCRPEPGEDEGSLELSADDVSRDSTFDSDSDAFSSPFCLSPISEALGKSSSSVFLDNESRDTCDNRMTCSTSSASSLDTSAQFQENNGQMQSTRWDEQQKVFALEQVCGVFRVDLGQMRSLRLFFSDEACTCGQLVVASRESQYKIFHFHHGGLDKLSEVFQQWKYCTETHLKDQQLTDEKTCMQFSIRRPKLPSSETHPEENTYKRLDVSAWLHHLNESGQVEEEYKLQKAIFFGGIDISIRGEVWPFLLHYYSYESTSEEREALRLQKRKEYFEIQEKRLSMTPDEQKEFWCKVQFTVDKDVVRTDRSNQFFRGEDNPNVETMRRILLNYAVFNPTIGYSQGMSDLVAPLLAEVLDESDTFWCFVGLMQNTIFISSPRDEDMEKQLMYLRELLRLMHPRFYQHLTSLGEDGLQMLFCHRWILLCFKREFPDAEALRMWEACWAHYQTDYFHLFICVAIVVIYGDDVIEQQLATDQMLLHFSNLAMHMNGELVLRKARSLLYQFHLLPRIPCSLHDLCKLCGTGMWDSGFIPAVECSGHHPESESCPYGGLAEVSSPKPGSEGKRGLKTRDVFAFRK from the exons ATGTCTCTGGGGCGACTCCTCCGACGTGCCTCTTCAAAAGCTTCCGACCTCCTGACCTTGAATCCTGGTGGTGGCAGCAGTTCATCTTCCACACTTGATGGGGAGATTATCTACTCTAAGAACAATGTCTGTGTTCACCCACCTGAGCTGCTACAAGGCATCGGGGAGCATCATCCAG GCTATTTGTGCTTGTACATGGAGAAAGATGAGCTACTGGGAACCACACTTATCCTTGCCTGGGTGCCAAACTCACGTATCCAGAGGCAGGATGAAGAAGCCCTGCGCTATATCACTCCTGAGAGCTCCCCTGTCCGTAAAGCTCCCCGCAAACGTGGCCGCCACACTCAGGGTTTTGGCATTGTCCAGCAGGCTTCCCCCACTGACCAGAGAGGGGCAGTGATCCTGAAAGGAGAAGACATCTTGACTGTGTCACAGCTTGTGAAAGATGTGGCTTACATCAGCTCCCCCTCTTCAGAAGGGGAGAAGctctcccagtgctgccccacGGCAGATGGCACCCACCGGTCCCCCCAGCCTGCCCGCAGTGACTCAGGAATCCTATCGACAATCAGTTCTCAGGAGGAGCAGAACAGGTCGGAGCTGTCGGTGGAGGGGACGGAGGAAGGTCTGGACTGCAGGCCAGAGCCGGGGGAGGATGAGGGCTCCTTGGAGCTGTCTGCTGATGACGTGAGCAGGGACAGTACTTTTGACTCTGATTCTGatgccttctcttcccccttctgCCTCTCTCCCATTAGCGAAGCCCTTGGGAAAAGCAGTAGTTCTGTGTTTCTGGATAACGAAAGCAG GGACACGTGTGACAATCGCATGACCTGCtccaccagctctgcctccagcctTGACACCAGTGCCCAGTTCCAGGAGAATAATGGGCAAATGCAGAGCACCAGATGGGACGAACAGCAGAAAGTATTTGCCCTCGAGCAGGTCTGTGGTGTCTTTAGAGTGGACCTGGGACAAATGAGATCCCTTCGTCTCTTCTTTAG TGATGAGGCATGCACCTGTGGACAGCTGGTTGTTGCGAGCAGGGAGAGCCAGTACAAGATCTTCCATTTTCACCATGGTGGCCTGGATAAACTGTCCGAGGTGTTTCAGCAATGGAAGTACTGCACAGAGACCCATCTCAAGGACCAG CAGCTAACTGATGAGAAAACATGTATGCAGTTCTCCATCCGCCGTCCCAAGCTGCCCTCCTCGGAAACCCACCCGGAGGAGAACACGTACAAGCGTCTTGATGTGTCTGCCTGGCTCCATCACCTGAATGAATCCGGACAGGTGGAAGAGGAGTACAAGCTGCAGAAG GCCATATTCTTTGGTGGGATTGATATTTCCATCCGTGGGGAGGtgtggccctttctgctgcaCTACTACAGCTACGAGTCCACCTCTGAAGAGAGGGAGGCACTGaggctgcagaagaggaaagaataCTTTGAGATCCAGGAGAAACG GCTTTCAATGACTCCAGATGAACAGAAAGAGTTTTGGTGTAAGGTACAGTTCACGGTAGATAAAGACGTCGTGAGGACTGACCGCAGCAACCAGTTCTTTCGAGGGGAGGACAACCCAAATGTGGAAACTATGAG gagaATCTTGCTGAACTATGCAGTATTTAACCCAACAATTGGATACTCCCAGGGGATGTCCGACCTGGTTGCCCCACTCCTGGCAGAGGTCCTAGATGAGTCGGATACTTTCTGGTGCTTTGTAGGATTGATGCAGAACACGATCTTCATCAGCTCACCCCGGGATGAGGATATGGAGAAACAGCTG ATGTACCTGCGAGAGCTGCTACGGCTCATGCACCCGCGCTTCTACCAGCACCTTACTTCCTTGGGAGAGGATGGCCTGCAGATGCTTTTCTGTCACCGTTGGATCCTCCTCTGTTTTAAACGCGAATTTCCAGATGCTGAGGCTTTGCGCATGTGGGAAGCATGCTGGGCTCACTATCAG ACTGACTATTTCCACCTCTTTATCTGTGTGGCCATCGTGGTGATTTATGGGGATGATGTCATTGAACAACAGCTGGCCACTGACCAGatgctgctgcatttcagcaacCTGGCTATGCACATGAACGGAGAACTTGTACTCAGGAAG GCGAGGAGTCTGCTCTATCAGTTCCACCTGTTACCCCgcatcccctgcagcctgcatgACCTGTGCAAGCTGTGTGGGACAGGAATGTGGGACAGTGGCTTCATCCCCGCTGTGGAGTGCTCTGGCCATCACCCCGAGTCCGAGAGCTGCCCATATGGGGGACTGGCGGAAGTGTCTTCTCCTAAACCAGGAAGCGAAGGCAAGAGAGGCTTGAAAACACGGGACGTCTTTGCTTTCCGAAAATAG
- the TBC1D16 gene encoding TBC1 domain family member 16 isoform X3, with protein sequence MSLGRLLRRASSKASDLLTLNPGGGSSSSSTLDGEIIYSKNNVCVHPPELLQGIGEHHPGYLCLYMEKDELLGTTLILAWVPNSRIQRQDEEALRYITPESSPVRKAPRKRGRHTQGFGIVQQASPTDQRGAVILKGEDILTVSQLVKDVAYISSPSSEGEKLSQCCPTADGTHRSPQPARSDSGILSTISSQEEQNRSELSVEGTEEGLDCRPEPGEDEGSLELSADDVSRDSTFDSDSDAFSSPFCLSPISEALGKSSSSVFLDNESSDEACTCGQLVVASRESQYKIFHFHHGGLDKLSEVFQQWKYCTETHLKDQQLTDEKTCMQFSIRRPKLPSSETHPEENTYKRLDVSAWLHHLNESGQVEEEYKLQKAIFFGGIDISIRGEVWPFLLHYYSYESTSEEREALRLQKRKEYFEIQEKRLSMTPDEQKEFWCKVQFTVDKDVVRTDRSNQFFRGEDNPNVETMRRILLNYAVFNPTIGYSQGMSDLVAPLLAEVLDESDTFWCFVGLMQNTIFISSPRDEDMEKQLMYLRELLRLMHPRFYQHLTSLGEDGLQMLFCHRWILLCFKREFPDAEALRMWEACWAHYQTDYFHLFICVAIVVIYGDDVIEQQLATDQMLLHFSNLAMHMNGELVLRKARSLLYQFHLLPRIPCSLHDLCKLCGTGMWDSGFIPAVECSGHHPESESCPYGGLAEVSSPKPGSEGKRGLKTRDVFAFRK encoded by the exons ATGTCTCTGGGGCGACTCCTCCGACGTGCCTCTTCAAAAGCTTCCGACCTCCTGACCTTGAATCCTGGTGGTGGCAGCAGTTCATCTTCCACACTTGATGGGGAGATTATCTACTCTAAGAACAATGTCTGTGTTCACCCACCTGAGCTGCTACAAGGCATCGGGGAGCATCATCCAG GCTATTTGTGCTTGTACATGGAGAAAGATGAGCTACTGGGAACCACACTTATCCTTGCCTGGGTGCCAAACTCACGTATCCAGAGGCAGGATGAAGAAGCCCTGCGCTATATCACTCCTGAGAGCTCCCCTGTCCGTAAAGCTCCCCGCAAACGTGGCCGCCACACTCAGGGTTTTGGCATTGTCCAGCAGGCTTCCCCCACTGACCAGAGAGGGGCAGTGATCCTGAAAGGAGAAGACATCTTGACTGTGTCACAGCTTGTGAAAGATGTGGCTTACATCAGCTCCCCCTCTTCAGAAGGGGAGAAGctctcccagtgctgccccacGGCAGATGGCACCCACCGGTCCCCCCAGCCTGCCCGCAGTGACTCAGGAATCCTATCGACAATCAGTTCTCAGGAGGAGCAGAACAGGTCGGAGCTGTCGGTGGAGGGGACGGAGGAAGGTCTGGACTGCAGGCCAGAGCCGGGGGAGGATGAGGGCTCCTTGGAGCTGTCTGCTGATGACGTGAGCAGGGACAGTACTTTTGACTCTGATTCTGatgccttctcttcccccttctgCCTCTCTCCCATTAGCGAAGCCCTTGGGAAAAGCAGTAGTTCTGTGTTTCTGGATAACGAAAGCAG TGATGAGGCATGCACCTGTGGACAGCTGGTTGTTGCGAGCAGGGAGAGCCAGTACAAGATCTTCCATTTTCACCATGGTGGCCTGGATAAACTGTCCGAGGTGTTTCAGCAATGGAAGTACTGCACAGAGACCCATCTCAAGGACCAG CAGCTAACTGATGAGAAAACATGTATGCAGTTCTCCATCCGCCGTCCCAAGCTGCCCTCCTCGGAAACCCACCCGGAGGAGAACACGTACAAGCGTCTTGATGTGTCTGCCTGGCTCCATCACCTGAATGAATCCGGACAGGTGGAAGAGGAGTACAAGCTGCAGAAG GCCATATTCTTTGGTGGGATTGATATTTCCATCCGTGGGGAGGtgtggccctttctgctgcaCTACTACAGCTACGAGTCCACCTCTGAAGAGAGGGAGGCACTGaggctgcagaagaggaaagaataCTTTGAGATCCAGGAGAAACG GCTTTCAATGACTCCAGATGAACAGAAAGAGTTTTGGTGTAAGGTACAGTTCACGGTAGATAAAGACGTCGTGAGGACTGACCGCAGCAACCAGTTCTTTCGAGGGGAGGACAACCCAAATGTGGAAACTATGAG gagaATCTTGCTGAACTATGCAGTATTTAACCCAACAATTGGATACTCCCAGGGGATGTCCGACCTGGTTGCCCCACTCCTGGCAGAGGTCCTAGATGAGTCGGATACTTTCTGGTGCTTTGTAGGATTGATGCAGAACACGATCTTCATCAGCTCACCCCGGGATGAGGATATGGAGAAACAGCTG ATGTACCTGCGAGAGCTGCTACGGCTCATGCACCCGCGCTTCTACCAGCACCTTACTTCCTTGGGAGAGGATGGCCTGCAGATGCTTTTCTGTCACCGTTGGATCCTCCTCTGTTTTAAACGCGAATTTCCAGATGCTGAGGCTTTGCGCATGTGGGAAGCATGCTGGGCTCACTATCAG ACTGACTATTTCCACCTCTTTATCTGTGTGGCCATCGTGGTGATTTATGGGGATGATGTCATTGAACAACAGCTGGCCACTGACCAGatgctgctgcatttcagcaacCTGGCTATGCACATGAACGGAGAACTTGTACTCAGGAAG GCGAGGAGTCTGCTCTATCAGTTCCACCTGTTACCCCgcatcccctgcagcctgcatgACCTGTGCAAGCTGTGTGGGACAGGAATGTGGGACAGTGGCTTCATCCCCGCTGTGGAGTGCTCTGGCCATCACCCCGAGTCCGAGAGCTGCCCATATGGGGGACTGGCGGAAGTGTCTTCTCCTAAACCAGGAAGCGAAGGCAAGAGAGGCTTGAAAACACGGGACGTCTTTGCTTTCCGAAAATAG
- the TBC1D16 gene encoding TBC1 domain family member 16 isoform X2: MSLGRLLRRASSKASDLLTLNPGGGSSSSSTLDGEIIYSKNNVCVHPPELLQGIGEHHPGYLCLYMEKDELLGTTLILAWVPNSRIQRQDEEALRYITPESSPVRKAPRKRGRHTQGFGIVQQASPTDQRGAVILKGEDILTVSQLVKDVAYISSPSSEGEKLSQCCPTADGTHRSPQPARSDSGILSTISSQEEQNRSELSVEGTEEGLDCRPEPGEDEGSLELSADDVSRDSTFDSDSDAFSSPFCLSPISEALGKSSSSVFLDNESRDTCDNRMTCSTSSASSLDTSAQFQENNGQMQSTRWDEQQKVFALEQVCGVFRVDLGQMRSLRLFFSDEACTCGQLVVASRESQYKIFHFHHGGLDKLSEVFQQWKYCTETHLKDQLTDEKTCMQFSIRRPKLPSSETHPEENTYKRLDVSAWLHHLNESGQVEEEYKLQKAIFFGGIDISIRGEVWPFLLHYYSYESTSEEREALRLQKRKEYFEIQEKRLSMTPDEQKEFWCKVQFTVDKDVVRTDRSNQFFRGEDNPNVETMRRILLNYAVFNPTIGYSQGMSDLVAPLLAEVLDESDTFWCFVGLMQNTIFISSPRDEDMEKQLMYLRELLRLMHPRFYQHLTSLGEDGLQMLFCHRWILLCFKREFPDAEALRMWEACWAHYQTDYFHLFICVAIVVIYGDDVIEQQLATDQMLLHFSNLAMHMNGELVLRKARSLLYQFHLLPRIPCSLHDLCKLCGTGMWDSGFIPAVECSGHHPESESCPYGGLAEVSSPKPGSEGKRGLKTRDVFAFRK, from the exons ATGTCTCTGGGGCGACTCCTCCGACGTGCCTCTTCAAAAGCTTCCGACCTCCTGACCTTGAATCCTGGTGGTGGCAGCAGTTCATCTTCCACACTTGATGGGGAGATTATCTACTCTAAGAACAATGTCTGTGTTCACCCACCTGAGCTGCTACAAGGCATCGGGGAGCATCATCCAG GCTATTTGTGCTTGTACATGGAGAAAGATGAGCTACTGGGAACCACACTTATCCTTGCCTGGGTGCCAAACTCACGTATCCAGAGGCAGGATGAAGAAGCCCTGCGCTATATCACTCCTGAGAGCTCCCCTGTCCGTAAAGCTCCCCGCAAACGTGGCCGCCACACTCAGGGTTTTGGCATTGTCCAGCAGGCTTCCCCCACTGACCAGAGAGGGGCAGTGATCCTGAAAGGAGAAGACATCTTGACTGTGTCACAGCTTGTGAAAGATGTGGCTTACATCAGCTCCCCCTCTTCAGAAGGGGAGAAGctctcccagtgctgccccacGGCAGATGGCACCCACCGGTCCCCCCAGCCTGCCCGCAGTGACTCAGGAATCCTATCGACAATCAGTTCTCAGGAGGAGCAGAACAGGTCGGAGCTGTCGGTGGAGGGGACGGAGGAAGGTCTGGACTGCAGGCCAGAGCCGGGGGAGGATGAGGGCTCCTTGGAGCTGTCTGCTGATGACGTGAGCAGGGACAGTACTTTTGACTCTGATTCTGatgccttctcttcccccttctgCCTCTCTCCCATTAGCGAAGCCCTTGGGAAAAGCAGTAGTTCTGTGTTTCTGGATAACGAAAGCAG GGACACGTGTGACAATCGCATGACCTGCtccaccagctctgcctccagcctTGACACCAGTGCCCAGTTCCAGGAGAATAATGGGCAAATGCAGAGCACCAGATGGGACGAACAGCAGAAAGTATTTGCCCTCGAGCAGGTCTGTGGTGTCTTTAGAGTGGACCTGGGACAAATGAGATCCCTTCGTCTCTTCTTTAG TGATGAGGCATGCACCTGTGGACAGCTGGTTGTTGCGAGCAGGGAGAGCCAGTACAAGATCTTCCATTTTCACCATGGTGGCCTGGATAAACTGTCCGAGGTGTTTCAGCAATGGAAGTACTGCACAGAGACCCATCTCAAGGACCAG CTAACTGATGAGAAAACATGTATGCAGTTCTCCATCCGCCGTCCCAAGCTGCCCTCCTCGGAAACCCACCCGGAGGAGAACACGTACAAGCGTCTTGATGTGTCTGCCTGGCTCCATCACCTGAATGAATCCGGACAGGTGGAAGAGGAGTACAAGCTGCAGAAG GCCATATTCTTTGGTGGGATTGATATTTCCATCCGTGGGGAGGtgtggccctttctgctgcaCTACTACAGCTACGAGTCCACCTCTGAAGAGAGGGAGGCACTGaggctgcagaagaggaaagaataCTTTGAGATCCAGGAGAAACG GCTTTCAATGACTCCAGATGAACAGAAAGAGTTTTGGTGTAAGGTACAGTTCACGGTAGATAAAGACGTCGTGAGGACTGACCGCAGCAACCAGTTCTTTCGAGGGGAGGACAACCCAAATGTGGAAACTATGAG gagaATCTTGCTGAACTATGCAGTATTTAACCCAACAATTGGATACTCCCAGGGGATGTCCGACCTGGTTGCCCCACTCCTGGCAGAGGTCCTAGATGAGTCGGATACTTTCTGGTGCTTTGTAGGATTGATGCAGAACACGATCTTCATCAGCTCACCCCGGGATGAGGATATGGAGAAACAGCTG ATGTACCTGCGAGAGCTGCTACGGCTCATGCACCCGCGCTTCTACCAGCACCTTACTTCCTTGGGAGAGGATGGCCTGCAGATGCTTTTCTGTCACCGTTGGATCCTCCTCTGTTTTAAACGCGAATTTCCAGATGCTGAGGCTTTGCGCATGTGGGAAGCATGCTGGGCTCACTATCAG ACTGACTATTTCCACCTCTTTATCTGTGTGGCCATCGTGGTGATTTATGGGGATGATGTCATTGAACAACAGCTGGCCACTGACCAGatgctgctgcatttcagcaacCTGGCTATGCACATGAACGGAGAACTTGTACTCAGGAAG GCGAGGAGTCTGCTCTATCAGTTCCACCTGTTACCCCgcatcccctgcagcctgcatgACCTGTGCAAGCTGTGTGGGACAGGAATGTGGGACAGTGGCTTCATCCCCGCTGTGGAGTGCTCTGGCCATCACCCCGAGTCCGAGAGCTGCCCATATGGGGGACTGGCGGAAGTGTCTTCTCCTAAACCAGGAAGCGAAGGCAAGAGAGGCTTGAAAACACGGGACGTCTTTGCTTTCCGAAAATAG